The bacterium region TAATTTGGTTAAGAGAGAAGCTACACACGTACAATCTTTCTAAATTCTTTTATGATATTGGTAAGTTAAGTTTTGGAGGTTTTATAATTGGCTCTATTATTTCAAAAGAAGCCGCTAGCCTTCTCCTTATCGCTGTAGGTTTGCACAACATCCATTTTTGTAATCATTGCTTTTTGGTTAGATAAAGAAGGAGGTGAATAATAATGTGGTATAATCTTATAATGGTGCTTGGTTGTGGAGCCTTAATGGCAATTGGTTTTGCTCTCTATATTTATTATCAAGAGCATAAGAAAGAGAAAACAAAGGTTTCTAAATAATTTTATAAAATATAAGGAGGAAAAATGGAACAAGAAAGTATAGAGGATTTGAGAAAAAGGTACTGGGGAGAATGGTTATTGCTGGGAGAGGTTGAGACAGATGATTTGCAAAAGCCAACAAAGGGCATTCTCATTGCCCACTCCAACAGGAAAGCTGATATTTATGAGAAGCTTTTAGAGACAAAAGAGGAGGATAAAATTGCCATAGAGTATGCGGGAGAGATACCAAAAGACTATGTGGCAATGTTCTAATGAATAAAGGGTTAATTATAGATTCTCGCTCAGGCTTAATTGTTCTGGATGTAGAGATAAAAGCTATAAAAACAAGGTTTCTAAAGATGGCTCTTGATACAGGCTGTACCCTAACCATAATTCCCTGGAATATCGCCATTGCTGTTGGTTGCGACCCTGCTCGGACAAAAGAAACAGTGCGGATGGTCACGGGAAGCGGGATAGAATTTGCTCCGCTAGTGATAGTTGAAAGCATATCTGCCTTGGGCAAAAAGGTTGAAAATATAAAGATTGCCTGCCATAATTTGCCTGAAGAAAGCCTGGTAGATGGTAGTTTTGGGGCTTAAGTTTTCTAACCCAAGGGGCAAGAGCAGGATTTATGGGCTATAAATTTTTCTTGATAAATAATGCATAGGGAAGGTAATATTTAAAGATTAAAAATGAACAATCTTAAGGTAAAGCGATATATAGAAAAGGCGGATAGATACATAACGCAGGCTGAAAAAGAGTTTAAAAAAGGAGAGCTTTGCCAGGCATCTGAGAAATACTGGGGAGCATCTGCCCAAATATTAAAGGCATGGGCAGAGTATAAGGGCATACAGCACAATGGGCATATCTGGCTATTTAAAGCAGCCGATGAGCTTGCTGAGGAGATAAAAGAGCCGGCGATAAGAAAACAATTCAGTTTAGCCAGTGCCCTACATATGAATTTTTATGAAGGTTGGCTCACTGAAAGAGAGGTAAGAGATGATGCCTTTGAAGTAAAGTTATTTTGCGATAAAATAAAACAA contains the following coding sequences:
- a CDS encoding PaREP1 family protein; the protein is MNNLKVKRYIEKADRYITQAEKEFKKGELCQASEKYWGASAQILKAWAEYKGIQHNGHIWLFKAADELAEEIKEPAIRKQFSLASALHMNFYEGWLTEREVRDDAFEVKLFCDKIKQILTNKEEKK
- a CDS encoding retroviral-like aspartic protease family protein, with amino-acid sequence MNKGLIIDSRSGLIVLDVEIKAIKTRFLKMALDTGCTLTIIPWNIAIAVGCDPARTKETVRMVTGSGIEFAPLVIVESISALGKKVENIKIACHNLPEESLVDGSFGA
- a CDS encoding DUF6722 family protein, giving the protein MVIWLREKLHTYNLSKFFYDIGKLSFGGFIIGSIISKEAASLLLIAVGLHNIHFCNHCFLVR